The Plasmodium chabaudi chabaudi strain AS genome assembly, chromosome: 4 nucleotide sequence ACTTATAATACGcgtctttattattttgatttaaattatattttggtaattgaacaatataataatcttatatatgaatatataattcgATTCAAATGGAGTATTTATCtacattataatatacCTTCAGGCTAATgggtatatttttaatgttaactaaaaatattgccaatatataatatatcaccataaaatatagatgcATATATATCGATTGAGATTCGATAATACAACAttatctataaaaaatgttttatgcATCTAACATGTTTAATAacacaataaaaattgaacataatacaatattttttaagttttatagttttgaggtataaataaattatatttaaaatagttaaaatataaaatatgagtatattaataaaatttcatatcattttttgttctaataattataaataatatgatgaTAGAACTAgtgttattatatacttatacatataaaatagtaaaaaattCTACTAGTAACtaatattgaaatattgttttattgtGGAAACCTTATATAATTagatattaatttattgaaaagtaaaataataattaattttatttgaactaatcatatttatattaggctattatatatgcacaaccttgtatatttatatttaaatatattgctattagaaataatatgtatgttATAAAGCGTTATACTTTAAAACAATGAACAAGGAAAATTAGTAATTTGTTTAAAGTAGTCCTCTTGAGTGCATTAATTATCTCATTGCAGTATACAGTGGTATACCATtagtaacaataataataatattagattaatatattattaaatacgaacaaatatattatgttaaTTTGATATGCTATATGGGtataaattcattatatatattcttaaatGTATGATAagattaaaattgtatggATAAAAcatcaataaatattacattttttatttggtatttttataatatgctAATATTAGAATTAACACTAACaagcaaaataataataattccaTAATGTtcgttaaaaataatatatttacattataaaataactaatattatattataaaatattcaatacataatatatttaaggctatatatatatatatgaaccTAAAATAGTAACCCACGATGtgttgtttttaaaatttataattaccAACTAACCAAAAGTtatgttaatattataaaagtaCCAATTAAAAGTAAATGGAATTATAATCATCAAATTTAgtctattttataatttaaataagatttagcatttattttatattaaatagttaatatatatgaaaaagaataatatatattaaatacttttttaaaaaatctttatatatcatgctttgtttataatttaattatattgaaTAGTTTTATATTCCGTGCtctatatgtttttaaacatatataaagatagataaattatatctataaaatgctaataaataaaatttatgtgtAGAGAAATATTTGGATGTAAATAAAGTTATTGCACACTTTAAATggtttttttaacaatataGATAAATAGAACGGTGTATCCATTATATATGGCCTATTTATAAAGTGGAACAATTTAACTCATTTTCtatgtattataatttaaataaataatttactttatatttattagaaTGAATGCTAAAAGTTGCAATATGTAATAGAGAATAATAactaatatatgtattaatagcatgtaaatgatgaaataaaatacctTTTAATAATCTTACTAATATTAGATTTCTTAGttctctatatatttacagcATCTAATAATTTGAACATCTTTATTAAAACACACACTAAACTTGCTTCATAtatgtgtaaaaaaatataaatataatatatatacttatttaaactgataatataatacgAATATTCcgtttattattaatattcatgatattttgcatatatataaaatctaaaatgttttaagcatatttattttagtaATGCTATTGCATTATTATTCTATAttagtttatattttaaaaatatagcataAGCTTagttgtatataataattatatatagaacACAAGTATATCACACATTAtggtatattatatatataaactaaTATGATATTCTTTAGTCTGCTGATTAAAACAATACACTGTTATAATGGACACAAAATTGGtaaatactatttttttaaataaaaaattttccttttataCTTCTGAATGTTATAATGCCtataaattatcattaacttcattttaataatagtttctttaatacatatttttattaaatttttaaaatttttattagtgCAAATTATTTGTTGACGTTGATAAGCTTTTTACCAAGGGAAATGTCAACGAAACACTATTTAATACCTCTAACTtgtacaaaaaatattgtccTAATGGAAAATGTAATACTAATTATGATAGAATTGGTGCTTTATGCGAATATTTACTTGCTGAATTGCCAAAATTGAATAACAAACCAAATGGGAGTAAAGATAATGTTAATCAATATTATGAGTACGTTTTTATGTGGTTAGCTGACAAATTCCGTAAGGCAAATAATGAAGGTTTCTTCACTTTAGATGAGTATTATGAGGAGTTTTTAGTTAATcataatgataattttaattattggTACGAATTggataataaaatgcatTTGAAGGATagcaatattattttgatggtcgaattttattatttattcacTAATATATGTAACATGCTGTTGGAAAGTGAAAAATCCGAATTAGAcctaaacaaaattaaggTGTTTGATCATAATTGTTTTAGaaagtattattttattaactcGAAGGCTTTTAAATGTAATCCATATATTGAATTATTGactaatttaaaaaaaaaatatgatgaatataaaagCTTAATTATTAAGAAATTTCccaaaaatggaaatgctaacaattttttttcagattTTCCtccaataaataatagtaataataatcatcCAGAACAACAATTTGAAAGTAAAGGGTGTGAACTATTACATGTAATATATCAGAGACCTGGGAGAAAGTATAAACCAAAAAAGAGACAGAAAATGCTAAAACCCCCACCAGATGAtctaaaaattaaaaaggatGAAGCAAAAAGTAATAAGAGTGAATCAAATACCCCCCCAAATGATGCAGAAAAGAATAAAGAACCTCAAAAGGATGCGAAACAATCTACTATAAAGGAAAAACAATCACCAGAACCTAAAGCACAAGAGCCTAAAGAACAAGAACCTAAAGCACAAGAGCCTAAAGAACAAGAACCTAAAGCACAAGAGCCTAAAGAACAAGAACCTAAAGCATCAAAACTTAAGGCGCCAGAAACTAAAGAACCAAAACGTAAAGTGCCATGCATTCCAAGAAAAAGAAACGCGCAAGTTCAAGCATTGTCAAAATCGTCGAAAAGGCTTCAAGAAAGGCcaccaaataataaaccTGTTACATCAGGGCCTAAAACATCATGTATTCAACTAAAAAGAAACGCACAAGTTCAAATATTGCCAAAATATTCATCAAATGATTCAAAAATTGAAAAGGATGAAGCAAACAGTAATAAGGGTGAATCAAATAAGCCCACAAATGATGCAGAAAAGAATAAAGGACATCAAAATGATGCGGAAAAATCTACTATAAAGGAAAGCCAATCACCAGAACCTAAAGTAACAGATCATAAAACATCAGAGCATAAAGTACCAGAACCTCAATTACCAGAACTTAAACTACCAGAGCATAAAGCACCAGAACCTAATGTATTAGAGTTTAAAGCACCAAAGTTTAAAGTACTAGATTTCACAATACCAGAGTTTACAGTACCCGAGTTTACAGTACCAGAACATAAAACATATGGTATTCCACAAAATGGTAATACACAAGTTCAAACATTGTCAAAATCGCCAGAAAAGATTCAAGAAGGGTCaccaaataataatcatgTTTCACCAGATGCTAAAGACGCACCAAAAAACATGGGAAGTGCATCAGAGAATCATGTAAATCATTCAACAATCCCAAAAAATAGATCAAAAAGGAGTCTATCATTACCAGAACCACCTCCACAACCGCAACAGGGTGCACCGTTATCTCATTTGCCAGAGCAAactgataaaaaaatgtcatTAAAACCTGAGAATAAAGCAGTAGATtcaaatgataatttttcagGCACTGGAAGTGATCAAGAAAAACCAATTAAACAGGAAAATTTACCAAATTTCACATCACAAAATCAAGAAGAACCTCCTAAAACAAAAAACCCAGATTCTCCATCACCCCAACCAGCAGATATGCAAAAATCAATGGAAGAAAACCAAAAACCTTCAGATTCTCTACCATTAGAAAATTCAGAGAGTGAATCATCAAATTTCGAGAAGATTAAAGATTATTCTATAAATactttcaaaaaatatagctcACTATTTAATGGTGCTGTTACTAAGGTTGAAGATTATATACACGATGTGGTAACATCTAAGATTAATGAtattaatgataattttcccaaatatcaaaaaattatacaaaaattaaattctGCAATTGACAAAATTCAAGTAGTAAATGGTCAAGAAAAAGAACCTGAAatttcacaaaaaaaaaaagcagaGCAACCACCATCAACAAAAACTACTGAAGAAACCCCAGTAAATTCGGATGGTATTTTATCAAAGCTAGTGGGTGAACCAGGAAATAATGTAATGGGATTAAGTGGGAATATAGCAAAACTGCTGtcatttaaatttgaaGGATATAAAGTAGCTATTATGGCACTCATGGCTGTTTCAATACCTATcgttttaataattatgtataaggtaaatattaaaacaattactaaataaaatatttaaaaaatatataaatactacATAGTTTgtgatatataaaaagcaaataattatgtatttttactatttttatattagtatttatattatggaTGTGGAAAAACCtcgaagaagaaaaaaatggtaaaaaaaattataaattcacAAGATGGAAAACGAAGGAAAAAGAAAGTTATAAGTCCAATTGATGGGAAAAGTAATTTAAAGACAGTTATAAATTCAATTGGTGGAGAAAATACTTCAAATACAATTATAAGCCCAATTGATGTAAAAATGACTTTAAAGACAATTATAAATCCAATTGATGACGAAAATACTACAAATACAATTATAAGTCCAAATTATGAAGAAACAAAtgtaaaaacaataatagaTTCAGATAGTGGAGAAAAAACAACGATAGTGATTATAAATTcatatgatgaaaaaaatataacgaTACATAGTATAAAATCTTCACCCCCCAAAATAACAGCATTAAATGCAtacaaacatatatttacaaatcCTGCTCCATTTattagtttattttttttgttaattttttttttttataaatgaaaatacaattttttatagtaagtcgaataataaatattaactcatattttataaagtcaaaatatatattgaatttttataatttggtaatattttttttttgtaaatggtgattaaatatatataccaaACCGTATGTTTAATCTCGAGATGATGTCTAAATATCCAACAACAAAGGGATACCGCCATTAATATGAAAGGGGCcacataaaattttttccataaatataatatatatattcactatataataattgcctattatgtaaaaattgttaatcAGGGACTATATTGAGTTATACATAACATAATatgtttctttatttgatgaaaaatttatttagtGAAACTTATAATGCGcgtctttattatttggatttaaattatattttggtaattgaacaatataataatcttATATATGAAGATATACTATATAATTAGATTCAATTGGAATAATTGTCtacattataatatacCTTTAGGCTAATGGGCatatttgtaatattaactataaatattgccaatatataacatatagtcataaaatatagatgcatatatacatcGATTGAGATTCGATAATACAACAAtatctataaaatatggTTTATGCATCTAACATGTTTAATAacacaataaaaattgaacataatacaatattttttaagttttatagttttgaggtataaataaattatatttaaaatagttaaaagaaaaaatacaagtatattaataaaatgcatatcatattttgttcgaataattataaataatataatagatagaactataataattattatatatttatacataaaaattagtaaaatatattaccaATAACTAATATTGAAATGCTGTTTATTGTGGAAAcatcatataattaaatattaatgttAATTTTATCGAAAAGGtgcataataattaattttctttggactaataacatttatattagggtattatatatataagaattcataaatttatattttaaatatattatacattaaAACAATggaatacaaaaaaattatgcattGGATTAAAGTATTCCCCTTGGGTGCATTAAGTATCTCATTGTAGCATACCATAGTATATCAGcaagaataataatagtaataataaagtatTAGTATGCTACTAAATacgaaaaatatgttatgtttatttgatacattatatggaaataaattcattatatatgttctTAAATgtatgataaaattaaaattgtatgcATGCAAAAccaatttaattattacaatttttatctaAGTATTCTTTAATATGGTGATATGGTATTAGACTTGCCaatcaatataataataatttcataatattcgTTAAAAGTAATATGTTTACATTATAAACTAACTAATATtatgttataaaatattcaataagtaatatattttaagttATAAGTATAAGTTTGTACCTAAAATGGTAActcatattatattgtttctcaaattaattcattattccaaacaaaatatgaatggaattttaaaattaaattgtaCGAACAcatttacatttatttgctttaatgtttaaaaaatattttttgaacatttatattttaaatggaTCATaagaatgaaaataataatatgcattatatatatacaaactaTTCTCCAAAAACGAATTAATTTCCATGATTTTAGTTGCAATAGGTCGATTAACctaatttgtatattatattttttaatttaaaaaattaaataatatatgcaccCATAACTAttctttaattatatttatatataaggaCGTGCTAGGAAATAAACAAGGTTATTGTATATTCTAAAATgtgtttataatatatatattgattaaatataaatgcacccaatatatcatttaattagaaacaataatattgatttatttattgaatattataatttaaataaaaaaatgtcttttcatttattgaAAATCATATTAAAGATCAATATGCCACGAGGAATAGTAACTTATATAAGTGCATTAAGGGTGTCTAACGATGAGACACAATCATGTTTTGAACAATTCGGGTagcaatttatttttggttctttaaatatttatactaatacaacttttttaaattactttattaaaaaaacgaaaaaatatatttttatcctccatgtgaaatatataattgttatGAGATtcgttttatttaaactaATTTAAAGGTTAcacaaaattatacaacGAAGCTATTCCAAATGTTATTAAGAATAGCAATATTACACATATGATAAAAACATTTCAAACAAATCACAAAATAAGGATACTCATCTAAATTGCAATAAAGGTGAATATaagttttatttcattatattattgtatattaatttaaaattcatattattattgagAATATTACTAATAGTGCATTTAATGACTgacaatttatataaaggaATCGATCCAGTGCTTAACCTATTTAGTtgtagtatatatattttatataaaaactatATTATACCAATATATAGATTAAAGAAAATCCCATTACAATGAACCACCATTATCtggtaaataattttattttaaaataaaacgcGTCTATCCTTTATTTATTGGTTTtgttttgtatataaatcatattcgattatatttcaataaattttgcattaatacatatttttatgaaattctataaatattttattagtgTGATGCAATTCTTAAATCTGATGCGTTTATGAAcgagaaaaatattgtagATGTGACgaaatttaataaagatAGAAGATACGATCAATATTGCcatgtaaaaaatggagctaaaaaatgtgaaacAAATGAGGATTATATTTCTGCTATAACAacgtatttatttttggaaTTAGGAgcacataaaaataacgacaatggtaaatattttttgatgtgGCTAGGcgataaattatttagtaTAGTCAAAGAAAAAgacgaaaaaaaagcaaataGCATTACTTTAAATGATGCTTATGATcaatatttaaagaataGAGTAGGAAATTTTGATTATTGGaagcttttattttattcgaATTGGATGAAAAATGCTAATCTTAGGCATATACATGAACTTTATAGGTTACttaagtatatatgtaatacaATTGCAGATTATAGAGCAAACGGTGCCAGAAGTAAGAAACTTCCTCAGAATTCTACCTATTGTATTAATCAATATAGATCCCTTTACAAAAGTATTTCTGGATGTGATTCATATTTGCATTTATTggacaaattaaaatatatatatgaaaactTTAGAACTAATGCTcttaatgaaaatagaaaaataaaaaataatttaaaaaatcgtCTTAAAAATCTTACAACTACAGGTGGAcaaaattcatattttgcgaaaaaaattgaagaaTTTGACTTCAATGCTTCAGGATGTGTTAAATCAAATCCTCAAGGTGCGCAACAACCACAATCACCTTCAAAGCaaggagaaaaaaaagaaaacctAGAAATACCACTATCACAATCACTATCTGTATTACAATTGCTATCACAATCACTATCACAATCACTATCACAATTATTATCACAATCACTACCACTACCACCGTCACAACCTTCACAACAAAGCGAACCAACAA carries:
- a CDS encoding CIR protein, giving the protein MDTKLCKLFVDVDKLFTKGNVNETLFNTSNLYKKYCPNGKCNTNYDRIGALCEYLLAELPKLNNKPNGSKDNVNQYYEYVFMWLADKFRKANNEGFFTLDEYYEEFLVNHNDNFNYWYELDNKMHLKDSNIILMVEFYYLFTNICNMLLESEKSELDLNKIKVFDHNCFRKYYFINSKAFKCNPYIELLTNLKKKYDEYKSLIIKKFPKNGNANNFFSDFPPINNSNNNHPEQQFESKGCELLHVIYQRPGRKYKPKKRQKMLKPPPDDLKIKKDEAKSNKSESNTPPNDAEKNKEPQKDAKQSTIKEKQSPEPKAQEPKEQEPKAQEPKEQEPKAQEPKEQEPKASKLKAPETKEPKRKVPCIPRKRNAQVQALSKSSKRLQERPPNNKPVTSGPKTSCIQLKRNAQVQILPKYSSNDSKIEKDEANSNKGESNKPTNDAEKNKGHQNDAEKSTIKESQSPEPKVTDHKTSEHKVPEPQLPELKLPEHKAPEPNVLEFKAPKFKVLDFTIPEFTVPEFTVPEHKTYGIPQNGNTQVQTLSKSPEKIQEGSPNNNHVSPDAKDAPKNMGSASENHVNHSTIPKNRSKRSLSLPEPPPQPQQGAPLSHLPEQTDKKMSLKPENKAVDSNDNFSGTGSDQEKPIKQENLPNFTSQNQEEPPKTKNPDSPSPQPADMQKSMEENQKPSDSLPLENSESESSNFEKIKDYSINTFKKYSSLFNGAVTKVEDYIHDVVTSKINDINDNFPKYQKIIQKLNSAIDKIQVVNGQEKEPEISQKKKAEQPPSTKTTEETPVNSDGILSKLVGEPGNNVMGLSGNIAKLLSFKFEGYKVAIMALMAVSIPIVLIIMYKYLYYGCGKTSKKKKMVKKIINSQDGKRRKKKVISPIDGKSNLKTVINSIGGENTSNTIISPIDVKMTLKTIINPIDDENTTNTIISPNYEETNVKTIIDSDSGEKTTIVIINSYDEKNITIHSIKSSPPKITALNAYKHIFTNPAPFISLFFLLIFFFYK
- a CDS encoding CIR protein, which gives rise to MNHHYLCDAILKSDAFMNEKNIVDVTKFNKDRRYDQYCHVKNGAKKCETNEDYISAITTYLFLELGAHKNNDNGKYFLMWLGDKLFSIVKEKDEKKANSITLNDAYDQYLKNRVGNFDYWKLLFYSNWMKNANLRHIHELYRLLKYICNTIADYRANGARSKKLPQNSTYCINQYRSLYKSISGCDSYLHLLDKLKYIYENFRTNALNENRKIKNNLKNRLKNLTTTGGQNSYFAKKIEEFDFNASGCVKSNPQGAQQPQSPSKQGEKKENLEIPLSQSLSVLQLLSQSLSQSLSQLLSQSLPLPPSQPSQQSEPTNPSIEDSSENNEQTDEAHDPPINSILTSYDQETETDNPEIDVKEIISEIGYSGNMFNEYKTIVFSVIAIAVPIILAVMYKYLAPELRKRFKRKQNMKKVINLCDEKKAQKEVTNAFIEKNQSE